A part of Candidatus Binataceae bacterium genomic DNA contains:
- a CDS encoding GFA family protein, producing MTYRGGCHCGRNRFEVEGDLQQVMDCNCSICTMRGYLHWSVPREKLRLLTPESNLAAYTFKTGTVKHHFCPNCGCAPFISTSNGVYVNARCVEGVEPSTLKVETFDGRSL from the coding sequence ATGACTTACCGCGGTGGATGCCATTGCGGGCGCAACCGGTTCGAAGTCGAAGGCGATCTGCAGCAGGTGATGGACTGCAACTGCTCGATCTGCACCATGCGCGGATATCTGCACTGGAGCGTGCCGCGCGAAAAACTGCGGCTGCTGACGCCCGAATCCAACCTTGCTGCTTATACCTTCAAGACCGGCACGGTGAAGCACCATTTCTGCCCCAACTGCGGATGCGCGCCGTTTATCTCGACGTCTAACGGCGTTTACGTGAACGCCCGATGCGTCGAAGGGGTAGAGCCGTCAACGCTTAAGGTCGAAACCTTCGACGGCCGCAGTCTCTAG
- a CDS encoding dihydrodipicolinate synthase family protein, giving the protein MKLVHGIHAMLVTPFNADYTLNEEALRKEVRWALDNGADGIVATPSIGEFLHLSEAERLRAFEVTLEETRKRPGVPATAMTSGATTLEALRFAKAAARMGYDAQQVIPPYYWRCGEAEVERHYRMIAEAGDLPLVVYHNPALSKFNISPKFAARLATIPGVAAMKEVLTDLQHLEELYDQIGSRIEIYNTFRALLSGLMLGAAGGFINIFAVPASAALLKAYRAGDIMRAQEIQRRLNRCFPRGGEEALGHLGVTKVTASVATGIDMGPARPPYMAPQDAAERLRKRLPQLQEIL; this is encoded by the coding sequence ATGAAACTCGTGCATGGCATTCACGCGATGCTGGTGACGCCGTTCAACGCGGACTACACGCTCAACGAAGAGGCGTTGCGCAAGGAGGTGCGCTGGGCGCTCGACAACGGCGCCGACGGCATCGTCGCCACGCCCAGCATCGGCGAGTTCCTGCATCTGAGCGAGGCCGAACGGCTCCGCGCCTTTGAAGTTACGCTCGAAGAAACCCGCAAGCGGCCCGGCGTCCCGGCGACCGCGATGACCTCGGGCGCGACCACGCTCGAGGCCCTGCGCTTCGCCAAGGCCGCGGCCCGGATGGGTTACGACGCGCAGCAGGTTATTCCGCCTTACTACTGGCGCTGCGGCGAGGCCGAAGTCGAGCGCCACTACCGGATGATCGCGGAGGCCGGCGACCTGCCGCTGGTGGTCTATCACAACCCGGCGCTGAGCAAGTTCAATATTTCGCCCAAATTCGCCGCACGCCTGGCGACAATTCCCGGCGTGGCGGCGATGAAAGAAGTGCTGACCGACCTCCAGCATCTGGAGGAGCTCTATGACCAGATTGGCTCGCGCATCGAGATCTACAACACCTTCCGCGCGCTCTTGAGCGGCCTGATGCTCGGTGCCGCCGGCGGCTTTATCAATATCTTCGCCGTGCCGGCCTCCGCCGCGCTGCTCAAAGCCTACCGCGCCGGCGACATCATGCGCGCCCAGGAGATCCAGCGCCGGCTCAACCGATGCTTCCCGCGCGGCGGCGAGGAGGCGCTCGGCCATCTCGGTGTCACCAAGGTTACGGCCTCGGTCGCAACCGGAATCGACATGGGGCCGGCGCGCCCGCCCTACATGGCGCCGCAAGACGCGGCCGAACGGCTGCGCAAGCGACTGCCGCAGCTGCAGGAGATCCTCTGA
- a CDS encoding outer membrane protein assembly factor BamD, protein MRRLFFVLAASFALGVSACATHQQTPTGENYYVLGQKAFAQHDYKGAAIYFQKLIDQYPFSPYAEDAELKIGLAAYQQKHYAEAISSLGDFEKMHPTSKEIELASYYLAMAHYDQIGRPDQDQSNTEQALEQFEVIERRYPETGFAALAHQQIAICREMLARHQLLIGDFYYKKANFRAAESRLAELMQKWPDTPVGDEALFQLGTTLEKEGKKYSAAQAFTAVVLHYPGTTYAAKAQSELKKLHQHVDTEEDPLHLVLTESGFGDADQVRVRQGDATTLASTDAYPPLPILKAPSSTPATPDAAAPSDTAAPDAAAADASPAPSKSSGSAGGAAAGAAPAGAITADAATPASIAAAASGLRTLAHTGPATLNKVRLSSADPPLSVILDLTGPVAYENQLQGGSDSSTLTLHLKETRLAKGAPTHLVFDRSIFHDCDIQSDADGTTITVNTSPVSRFAVVPLNAPPRLLVTFTPAQQPAGASEPEPPGGDGEPPAD, encoded by the coding sequence ATGCGGCGACTGTTTTTCGTACTGGCGGCGAGTTTCGCGCTTGGCGTGTCGGCCTGCGCTACGCATCAGCAGACCCCGACTGGCGAGAACTATTATGTGCTGGGGCAAAAGGCGTTCGCCCAGCACGACTACAAGGGCGCTGCCATCTACTTTCAGAAACTGATCGATCAATACCCGTTCAGCCCCTACGCCGAGGACGCCGAGCTCAAGATCGGGCTCGCCGCATACCAGCAGAAGCACTATGCCGAGGCGATCTCTTCGCTGGGCGACTTCGAGAAAATGCATCCGACGAGCAAGGAGATCGAGCTCGCGTCGTATTACCTGGCGATGGCGCACTATGATCAGATAGGCCGCCCGGACCAGGATCAGAGCAACACCGAGCAGGCGCTGGAGCAATTCGAGGTAATCGAACGGCGCTATCCGGAGACCGGCTTCGCTGCCCTGGCCCATCAGCAGATTGCGATCTGCCGCGAGATGCTTGCGCGTCATCAGCTCCTGATCGGCGATTTTTATTACAAGAAGGCAAACTTCCGCGCCGCCGAATCGCGCCTGGCCGAACTGATGCAGAAATGGCCGGACACGCCGGTCGGGGACGAAGCGCTCTTCCAGCTCGGCACCACGCTGGAAAAGGAAGGCAAGAAGTATTCCGCCGCGCAAGCCTTTACCGCGGTTGTGCTGCACTATCCCGGCACGACTTACGCAGCCAAGGCGCAGTCTGAGCTCAAGAAACTCCATCAGCACGTCGATACCGAAGAGGACCCGCTACACCTGGTGCTGACCGAGAGCGGATTCGGCGATGCCGACCAGGTCAGGGTGCGCCAGGGCGACGCAACCACGTTGGCCTCCACCGACGCCTATCCGCCGCTGCCGATACTCAAAGCGCCATCCTCGACACCCGCGACGCCCGACGCTGCGGCTCCTTCGGATACGGCCGCTCCAGACGCCGCGGCTGCCGACGCGTCTCCTGCTCCCTCGAAAAGTTCGGGATCGGCAGGCGGGGCCGCCGCCGGGGCTGCTCCTGCCGGCGCTATCACTGCTGACGCAGCGACTCCCGCGTCGATTGCGGCGGCCGCCAGCGGGCTGAGGACGCTCGCACACACCGGTCCGGCGACGCTTAACAAGGTCAGGCTCTCTTCGGCCGATCCGCCGCTCTCGGTGATACTCGATCTGACGGGCCCTGTCGCATACGAGAACCAGCTTCAGGGCGGCTCTGATTCATCGACGTTAACGCTCCATCTCAAGGAAACCAGGCTGGCCAAGGGCGCGCCGACTCACCTCGTGTTCGACCGGTCGATCTTCCACGATTGCGATATTCAGTCCGACGCGGACGGCACTACGATCACCGTGAACACCTCGCCGGTGTCGCGCTTTGCGGTGGTGCCGCTCAATGCGCCTCCGCGGCTGCTGGTCACGTTCACGCCGGCACAGCAACCGGCGGGCGCAAGCGAGCCCGAACCGCCTGGCGGTGACGGCGAACCTCCAGCAGACTAG
- the hpaB gene encoding 4-hydroxyphenylacetate 3-monooxygenase, oxygenase component, producing the protein MGARSGNNYLSAMRKLRSEIWLGGERVADPTTHPALKPVTRSLASLYDMQIEHPEAMTYRIEGGERAGLSFIQPQSGEEVRKRGAMMRRWAEFSGGMLGRTPDYLNASIAAMAAAREFFAAADKRLGDNIVEYYREARRNDWCATHTLLNPRASRAAGWAGQTDADLALRLVEQTSDGIVVNGARMLATLGPASEELLVFPSTVLKEDPSQKPFALAFAVRCNAPGLKFICRDPFEAERSHFDHPLASRFEEMDCVVIFDNVTVPWERVFVCGDMARCNALYAETGAVVNMMHQVVVKNAVKSEFLLGLATRIAQVSDAMSLPHVRERLAEMIVTTELMRSCLRAAEADAAADKWGEYMPARPPLDAARNLFPKLYPRLAEIIQLNSSSSLMATPSERDFKSPIAPEIERYFGQADAAARERVALYRLAWDVAGSSFAGRQVLYERFFFGDPVRMASALVDNTDLAPLVKRIKDFMARTD; encoded by the coding sequence ATGGGGGCGCGCTCGGGCAATAACTATTTGAGTGCGATGCGCAAGCTCAGGAGCGAAATCTGGCTCGGCGGCGAGCGCGTCGCCGACCCGACGACCCATCCGGCGCTCAAACCCGTAACGCGCTCGCTCGCCTCGCTCTACGACATGCAGATCGAGCATCCCGAGGCGATGACCTATCGCATCGAGGGGGGCGAACGCGCCGGCCTCTCCTTCATCCAGCCACAAAGCGGCGAGGAAGTGCGCAAGCGGGGCGCAATGATGCGGCGTTGGGCCGAGTTCAGCGGCGGGATGCTAGGGCGCACGCCCGACTACCTGAACGCGAGCATCGCGGCGATGGCGGCCGCGCGCGAGTTCTTCGCCGCTGCCGACAAGCGCCTCGGCGACAATATCGTCGAGTACTACCGCGAGGCGCGCCGCAACGACTGGTGCGCCACGCATACGCTGCTCAACCCGCGCGCGAGCCGCGCCGCCGGATGGGCCGGCCAGACCGACGCCGACCTGGCGCTCCGCCTCGTCGAGCAGACGAGCGACGGGATCGTGGTCAACGGCGCGCGGATGCTCGCCACGCTCGGCCCCGCCTCCGAGGAATTGCTGGTCTTTCCTTCCACCGTGCTCAAGGAGGACCCCAGCCAGAAGCCATTCGCGCTCGCGTTCGCGGTGCGATGCAACGCGCCGGGGCTCAAATTCATCTGCCGCGACCCGTTCGAGGCCGAGCGCTCGCATTTCGACCATCCGCTCGCCTCGCGCTTCGAGGAGATGGATTGCGTCGTCATCTTCGACAACGTGACAGTGCCGTGGGAGCGGGTGTTCGTGTGCGGCGATATGGCGCGATGCAACGCGCTCTACGCCGAGACCGGGGCCGTGGTCAACATGATGCACCAGGTGGTGGTCAAAAATGCGGTCAAGAGCGAGTTCCTGCTCGGCCTCGCGACACGGATCGCCCAGGTGAGCGACGCGATGAGCCTGCCGCACGTGCGCGAGCGCCTGGCCGAGATGATCGTCACGACCGAGCTGATGCGATCATGTCTGCGCGCCGCCGAGGCCGATGCTGCAGCGGATAAGTGGGGCGAGTACATGCCCGCACGCCCGCCGCTCGACGCCGCGCGCAACCTCTTTCCCAAGCTGTATCCGCGGCTGGCGGAAATCATCCAGCTCAACAGCTCGTCGAGCCTGATGGCGACGCCGTCGGAGCGCGACTTCAAAAGCCCGATCGCGCCCGAGATCGAGCGCTACTTCGGCCAGGCCGACGCCGCCGCGCGCGAGCGCGTCGCGCTTTACCGCCTCGCCTGGGACGTGGCGGGAAGTTCGTTCGCCGGCCGCCAGGTGCTCTACGAGCGCTTTTTTTTCGGCGACCCGGTGAGGATGGCGAGCGCGCTGGTTGATAACACCGACCTTGCGCCGCTGGTAAAGCGAATCAAGGATTTCATGGCGCGCACGGACTAG
- a CDS encoding M20/M25/M40 family metallo-hydrolase — translation MRAIAQDRSQRTPWESFEREVLEYLRTLIRFDTSNPPGNERIAADFLAAALSAEGIASVILEKEPARANLVARLKGGGAGAPLMLSSHTDVVPVEAARWSRAPFGGEIADGCVWGRGAIDMKAKGAMDLGLMLALNRAGVALNRDLVLAAVADEEAGSELGARFLVEHHPNLVRAGWVLNEAGGFTLHLGGRRYYPIQVAEKGYVTVKMTVSGPPGHGSIPRSDSAIAALAELVVRINRTPMRVRLTPLMRRTLDQFGLESQTAPPLFRAMMTNTVVPTILRAGYKDNVIPGEASVVLDGRTLPGETAESLLAELREMVGPEPIFEVLRCAPPAEGSADTPLFRLIAHHVEMADPGARAIAWMLPGATDSKFYAQLGATCYGFAPVRIGPRMPYGALYHGNDERIPVEGFMWGLRLYAEVVLNFLGLRLEQVFN, via the coding sequence GTGAGAGCAATCGCGCAAGACCGATCGCAGCGGACGCCGTGGGAGAGCTTCGAACGCGAGGTGCTCGAGTATCTGCGCACGCTGATCCGTTTCGACACTTCCAATCCGCCGGGCAACGAGCGGATCGCCGCCGATTTTCTGGCCGCCGCGCTGAGCGCCGAGGGTATCGCCTCGGTGATTCTGGAAAAGGAGCCGGCCCGCGCCAACCTGGTGGCGCGGCTTAAGGGCGGCGGCGCAGGCGCGCCTTTGATGCTCTCCTCGCATACCGACGTCGTGCCGGTAGAGGCGGCGCGATGGAGCCGCGCGCCGTTCGGCGGCGAGATCGCCGACGGGTGCGTGTGGGGCCGCGGCGCGATCGACATGAAGGCCAAGGGCGCGATGGATCTCGGGCTGATGCTTGCGCTCAACCGGGCCGGCGTCGCGCTCAATCGCGATCTGGTGCTCGCGGCGGTGGCCGACGAGGAGGCCGGCTCGGAACTCGGCGCGCGCTTTTTGGTCGAGCATCATCCCAATTTGGTGCGCGCCGGATGGGTGCTCAACGAGGCCGGCGGGTTTACCCTGCATCTCGGCGGGCGCCGCTACTATCCGATTCAGGTTGCCGAGAAGGGCTACGTCACGGTGAAGATGACGGTCAGCGGACCGCCCGGCCACGGCTCGATCCCACGTTCCGACAGCGCTATCGCGGCGCTGGCGGAACTCGTTGTGCGGATCAATCGGACGCCGATGCGCGTGCGGCTGACGCCGCTGATGCGCCGCACGCTTGATCAGTTCGGCCTGGAGTCGCAGACTGCGCCGCCGCTCTTTCGCGCGATGATGACCAATACGGTCGTCCCGACCATCCTGCGCGCCGGCTACAAGGACAACGTCATCCCGGGCGAAGCCTCGGTGGTGCTCGACGGCCGCACCCTGCCGGGCGAGACGGCCGAAAGCCTGCTCGCCGAGCTGCGCGAGATGGTCGGGCCCGAGCCGATCTTCGAGGTGTTGAGATGCGCGCCGCCGGCCGAGGGCAGCGCGGATACGCCGCTCTTTCGGCTGATCGCGCATCACGTCGAGATGGCCGACCCGGGCGCGCGAGCGATCGCCTGGATGCTGCCCGGGGCGACCGACAGCAAGTTCTACGCGCAGCTCGGCGCGACCTGCTATGGGTTTGCACCCGTGCGGATCGGTCCGCGGATGCCATACGGCGCGCTGTACCACGGCAACGACGAACGGATCCCGGTCGAGGGTTTTATGTGGGGATTGCGCCTATATGCGGAAGTGGTGCTGAACTTTCTCGGCCTGCGCCTCGAGCAGGTATTTAATTAA